CAAAATACCAATATTTGAGGTTGTTGGTGATTTCTATTATTGGTATAGACCAAGAAAGATAAGTCAGCCAAGTGAGTTTTATTCAGAAGATTGGCATTCTCCTTTGAATTCTTATAAAAAGGCAACCCAGCTTTTCAAAAGTTTTGAAAAGTTGGTAAATTCTAGGTTTAATAAAGGATCAAGACTTAAGGATAAATTAATAATTCTTGATCCAGGTCACGGTGGTCTTGATCCTGGAGCTATTGTTAAATCTAGAGATGGTCTTGGAAATGAAGTTTTTGTTGTTGAAGATGAATATGTATATGATATTGCCTTAAGGCTTTATGTATACCTTAAAGAAGAGGGGGCCAATGTTGAATTTACTATTTTAGCCCCCGACCATTTAATTAGAAATAGTGTTTTTGCTAACAATACTTTTGTTAATGTTAAAAACGAGGTTTACAATGATTATGATCTAAATAAAAATGATACTGTTGATTCTTGGATAAGCGGCACTCCATCAGGCCTTAAAAAAAGATTAGTCGTTGTTAAAAACATTGTTAATAAATATAAACATATTAAAGATAAGGATATAGCCTTTTTTAGTTTGCATGCGGATAATAGTGTTGGAGCGCCTAAGAGTATGGGGTTTTATTATCAAAAAGATGACGATAAAAAATATGATATTCATTCAAAGTCTGCAGCAGAAAAAATTACAGAAGGAATGAAAAGAAGTTTTTATATTAAGGGTCAAAATCTTCATGTTTTAAGAAATAATATAGTAATGACTAAGCTTTTAGTAGAAGTTAGAAATTTGGCATTTCCAGAGGAAGCTTGGGCTATTAGATCTTCTAAGCTTAGAGATCAAGATTCTAAAATTCTTGCTAATGGGATTTTAAAAATATTGGAAAATAATTGACAAAAATTTTTAAATTTAAGATAATATTTTTAGTGTTCAATTTCCCCTATAGCTCAGTGGTAGAGCGGGTGGCTGTTAACCACTAGGTCGGAGGTTCAAGTCCTTCTGGGGGAGTTAGTTAAAGCCAATTGGTTTTTTAGGTCTGTTTTTTTTATTTTAAAGTAATTCAGCCTTTCTAAGAGTTTTTTACTATTTCCATCCCCCAAACAAAAGTGTTTTTGTATTTTTTGTCTATTTTCTTTTGAGTTTTCTCCTATTATGCCAAGTTCTAACAAATCGCTTAATTTTAATAAATCTTTTTGATTATCTTTAGATAAAGTTCCAACCCCCTTAAGTATTTTTATTATTTCTGTTTTATTTACTGATTCAACCTCAGTGTCTTTAGTATTAAGATATGCATGTTTGATTTTATTATTTTCTCCCAGATATTTGACTATTTTTTGTCTAATAATATTTCCAGATTTATCGCTGTCTGTTAAGATTATTATTCCTTTGTATTTTAAGGCTTTTTTTAACAACTTAATAGTTTCAATTTTTAAAGCAAATCCTTTTGTTTCTATTACTGTGCAGTCAAAAGATTCTTTGATTCTTTTAAGATCATCTTTTCCCTCAACTACAATTATTTCTTTTATTTTTTCCAATTTTAAATTCCTTTTTCAAAGAAAGCCCTTAGCAATTTAATTGCTTCTATGTGGTCAGCTATTGATACTGTTTCGCGCAGGGAATGCATTGCCCACATTGGTGTTCCAATGTCAATAGTTTCTATTCCTGTTCTTGCATTTGAGATTGGACCAATTGTTGTGCCTGAAGGAACATTTGCTTTCATTATTATTTCTTGAATCTTAATATTGTTTTTAATAGCCAAATTTTTTAATTTTGCAAATCCTGTTGAAGTTGTTGCATATCTGAAATTAGCACTATTTTTTACAACTACGCCCTTACCTAGATTTGCTTGATAGTTTGGATCATGTTTAGATGTATAACCCGGATGAATGCCGTGAACGCTGTCAATTGAGATATTAAATGATTTGTTTGTTTTTATTAAATGCTCTTCTCTGGTTAAATCAAGAGCAATATCGATTCTTTCTAAAACTTCTGATAAAAAATTTGAATCAGCGCCTCTTGATGTTAAAGAACCTACTTCTTCGTTATCAAAAAATACAGCTATTTTATTTTTATCATTGCTTGTATGAACATAAGAATTCATGATTGCATGGCATCCCGATTTGTTGTCAAGATTTTTAGAAGCCAAAAATTCTCCTTCAGTTCCTATTATTTTAGAAGGTTGTGATTCTGTGAATATTAAATCACAAGATAGAAAATTTTCACACTCTATTCCAAGTTGTTCTAAGATATTATCTTTTATTGCTTTTTTAGTGCTACTGATTACTGTTAAATTGTCATGAGCATTGTATTTAAATCCTTCGTTAATTTGTCGGTTTAAATGGATTGCAAGGTTTGGAATAATTCCTATGTTTTCAATGTTGATTAATTTTGATTCAATATTCTCATTTTTTTTGAAATATACAATTCCTGCTAAGCTTAAGTCTCTGTCAATCCAAGTAGAAATTATTGGACTACCATAAACTTCAATATGGTTATAAAACACACCACTTACTTTTTCTGTTGCGTCTATTTTTAATTTTAATCCCGGACTGTCTGTATGTGCTGCTGCTATTAGAAACGGTTCATATTTTTTTTTGACATCAATATTAAAGGCAATAAGGCTAGTTCCTTCTTTTTTTATGTAATATGATCCTGTTTTAATTTTCCATTTTTCATTAAGTTTTAATTGTTGTGCATTAAAATAATTTATTAATTTCTCTTCAATATAGTTTACTAAGTGATAAGGGGTAGGGCTATTGTCTAGCAGACTTTGAAAAAATTTTGGTTCTAGTGTTTTAKCAKTCACCATAGGTGTTCTCCTTTAGTTTTATTGCTTTATAGCTATATATTCTATTATAATAGTTTTTAACTGTTAGTTAGGAGTTTGTTATGAGAAAGTGTTTTGTTAGCTTGAGTTTATTGTTGATTTTTTTTGCTTGTAGCTCTAATGTTGAAATTGAGTTAAATGATGATATTAGTGGTATTGTTTCAATATTTGTTAATGTTAATAGAGAATTTGAAAAAATTAGAAAAGAACTCTTAACAACTTTGGTGGGAGAAGAAATTGCAAATATGCCTCTTTTTCCTGTAGATGAAATAAAAAAATACTTTAAAAATGGAGAGGAAAAGCTTGGGCTTAAGCTTTTGAGTATTAAAACCCAAGGAGATTCTATTAATTTAGTTGTTAAGTTTGATAATTTAATTAAAATTTTAGGCGATTATATGAAAAAACCCGATATATCTGTGTTTAAGATAGAAAAAAAAGATGGTAAAAATATTATTGAACTTAATATTAATTTGGAAAACGCTACTAAGAATATTAATGAAAATAAAGAATATATTAGTGATGCACTTGCTGCTCTTTTGCCATCGGATGAGATCCCAATGTCTGCCAAAGAATATAAAGATGTTTTGGTTTATTTTTTATCGGATTTTACTTCCAAAGCAAGTGAACTTATTGACAATTCCAAACTTAATCTTGTAGTTAAGACTTCTAGAAATGTTCAAGAACAATTTGGATTCAAACAAATTAACTCAAACACACTGCGGTTTGAGATGGATATGGTTAAAGGATTAAGTCTTGAAACACCAATAAAACTTAGATTAGTTTATTG
The window above is part of the Borreliella burgdorferi B31 genome. Proteins encoded here:
- the rnmV gene encoding ribonuclease M5, yielding MEKIKEIIVVEGKDDLKRIKESFDCTVIETKGFALKIETIKLLKKALKYKGIIILTDSDKSGNIIRQKIVKYLGENNKIKHAYLNTKDTEVESVNKTEIIKILKGVGTLSKDNQKDLLKLSDLLELGIIGENSKENRQKIQKHFCLGDGNSKKLLERLNYFKIKKTDLKNQLALTNSPRRT
- a CDS encoding M18 family aminopeptidase is translated as MVXXKTLEPKFFQSLLDNSPTPYHLVNYIEEKLINYFNAQQLKLNEKWKIKTGSYYIKKEGTSLIAFNIDVKKKYEPFLIAAAHTDSPGLKLKIDATEKVSGVFYNHIEVYGSPIISTWIDRDLSLAGIVYFKKNENIESKLINIENIGIIPNLAIHLNRQINEGFKYNAHDNLTVISSTKKAIKDNILEQLGIECENFLSCDLIFTESQPSKIIGTEGEFLASKNLDNKSGCHAIMNSYVHTSNDKNKIAVFFDNEEVGSLTSRGADSNFLSEVLERIDIALDLTREEHLIKTNKSFNISIDSVHGIHPGYTSKHDPNYQANLGKGVVVKNSANFRYATTSTGFAKLKNLAIKNNIKIQEIIMKANVPSGTTIGPISNARTGIETIDIGTPMWAMHSLRETVSIADHIEAIKLLRAFFEKGI
- a CDS encoding lipoprotein gives rise to the protein MRKCFVSLSLLLIFFACSSNVEIELNDDISGIVSIFVNVNREFEKIRKELLTTLVGEEIANMPLFPVDEIKKYFKNGEEKLGLKLLSIKTQGDSINLVVKFDNLIKILGDYMKKPDISVFKIEKKDGKNIIELNINLENATKNINENKEYISDALAALLPSDEIPMSAKEYKDVLVYFLSDFTSKASELIDNSKLNLVVKTSRNVQEQFGFKQINSNTLRFEMDMVKGLSLETPIKLRLVY